Below is a genomic region from Prochlorococcus marinus str. MIT 0918.
GCCTCTGTACGCCTCGACATTCGCAGAATTCAAACACTTAAAAAAGGGACCGAAGAATATGGCATACGCGCTAAAGTGAAAGTTGCCAAAAACAAAGTTGCTCCTCCCTTCAGAATTGCTGAATTTGATATTTTGTTTGGAAAAGGAATTAGCACATTAGGATGTTTACTTGACATGGCAGAAGAAACCAATATTGTCACTCGAAAAGGTGCTTGGTATAGCTACGAAGGTGATAACATAGGCCAAGGGCGAGACAATACAATTATTTGGCTTGAAGAAAATACAACCGCAAAAGAAACCATAGAGAAATTAGTCCGTCAAAAACTAACAGAAGGTTCTGAAGTTAGCGCTAATTCCATGCGACCCCTTGCTGCCGCCGCTCGTACAGCAGCAGCAACACCAGTGATGAAAAAGGTTTCTAACGCTGCCTAAAAGCGCGAATCTCTACCAATAAGTCACAAATCAGCCGGAATCCACCATCCGGCTGCAGGTCCAACGATACGTACTGTTAGCCAAATCAAAATTAGTATAGCTATACCTACCCAACCAGCTTTAATAGTAAAATCTATAAACTGAGTTCTTTGATTCTCTGTAACGGAGAGCCAAGGAACAATCCGTGGAGAGTCATTTTTACTAGTTTTTTTTGTTTTAGTATTTCGTGGTGGGAGTCCCTCAAAAGATCTCCTTCGTGCCTCTCCCATGTCAATAATTGCAATTATCTAAAATTGATATGAACAGTCTATCTATAACCACGAAAATTAAACATTATTATTAATCAGGCAATAAACGGTCTACTGGAATCCATGGCTCAAGAGCATCCAAAACTTTTTCACCCCAAACCCTTGCACGCAAACGTCCATCTAAAATAGCAATACGTCCATGATTTTTTCTAACTGGTAGTACTAATTTTGGCAAAAGCGTTAGGAGATCAGGTAAAAGCAAATCTCGAAACCAATCCAATCCTTGTTTCTTAAATGCTTCAACTCTAGCTGAAGTTAAAGGTGATTCTAAACTACTTATTGGTAATATAACAACTACTAATTGTTCTGGAGAAGGTAGTTGATCCTGAGAAGTCAACCACCAATAAGAGCTGCAGCAAATAACTCCATTAGAATCAGGAGCTGTAGATTGATAAATAACTCTTTTACCAAATTCTGCAGCCAACTCAGCAGTTAATTTCCTAAGCAATTGATCATCATCCAAGATAATAATGGTCAGTCCCTGTCTTCCTAGAATCAATCGACGAGATTGAACTAATACATGTTCTGCAAAACATTCGGCATTCGGCAAAGGTTGTCTTAAAGGTGCAAATAATTTCAATGGTTCTTGATGTATTTGAGCGCCTAATTGAACATTCACATTAATAATTTCAGATAAAAACTCAAATTCATTGGATAATGAGTCACTCAAAATAATGAATGAACTGTCTACAAAAAGTTGGTTAAGGATTTGCAATGGTTCAAGAGGTTGTAAATGCCAAGTCCAATCAAGAACCTTATGATTAAGTTCAGTCCAACTAGCCCAACCTTGACCAATAGCATCAAATACTGTCGACCATGGCGAAGGAGGTTGGCCCATTAAACCACATAAATCATTCAACACAAAAACATCCTGTAAATCCAATCGCACGACTCCATCTAATCGAACAGATTGTGCAAATAATTTCCTAGTTAAGCGTTCATGTAAATCAATTAAGGCAAGTGAAATGGAGGGATATGCCCTGCGAAGAGTATCCCAATTAGCAGAAGAAATTTGCATAGCCATTGCCTCCCTTAATCTCTTACTTAACAGTTCTGCCTCAGGAATAATTAATTGCTTTCCCTTGAGATATTTTTTACGATGAGCAGTCAATAATTCCTTATGATCAACCAACCAAACCTGTCCATCCAATGGGGGGGTATTGCCTTCCCATATAGAAAGATTTACTCCCTCATCTTTTAGTCTTGGGATCTCAACTTGAAATAATCGCTGTTTTTGCTTTGCTGTTAAAAGCAAGACAACATCAGAGCTATACCAGCAAAGAGGGATAAGTAGACCTAACCAATAATCATCGTGATGATTAACTTTAAGTTTAAATATAGATCGATCTCTTCTCCGCAAGCTTCTTGCCACTAATCTACTCAAAGTCAAATTATGAGGCCAAACCAAAGAATCCTTCTTAAGAAGTTTTTTTATGAAATTATGAGCATATGCCTCAATCATTGAGCAACACCCACTAATTCACCAAAATTCCATTCTATATTGAAGTGAAAATAAAATGACAAAGGAGCACTCTCTAGAATAATGGGGTTAGAACGCGTTGGAATAGTAGGGCTAGGTCTAATTGGAGGTTCTATAGGACTTGATCTTCAAAAATTAGGTTATGAAGTATATGGTCTTGTGAATCGATCACAAACACTTGAACAAGCAAAAAAAAGAAACTTAGCCCAATTTATCAGTCTGGACCCCCAAATAATTTCTAATTGCTCATTAATAATTCTGGCATTACCTCTCTCTCAACTAATCAAACCAACAACAGACTTAATTCATGCACTACCTCCAAATGCAGTAATTACAGATGTGGGGTCAGTGAAGACACCTGTAATAACAACATGGAAAGAGTTACACCCTAAATTCATCGGCAGCCATCCTATGGCTGGAACAACTGATTCTGGCGTAAATGCTGGTAAGAAAAATTTATTTCAGAATCGTCCTTGGATTGCAACACCTGACCGCACAACTGATCCAGAAGCATTAGAAGTTGTCTATAAGTTGGCACTTGCTTTGGGAAGTAACTGGATTACAGCCGATGCTCAATTACATGATCAAGCAGTAGCCCTCATCTCTCATTTACCGGTATTTATAAGCGCCGCATTACTAAAAGCTGTTAATCGACAAGAGGATACTGCTTTACTGGAACTAACTAAATCAATTGCATCAAGTGGTTTTGCAGACACTACTCGAGTCGGAGGGGGGAACCCTGAACTTGGTTTAGCTATGGCGGAAACTAATACTGCATCACTGCTAGAAGCACTACATACATATAACTCATCAATTACGGAACTGACAGCAATGATTCACTCTAAACAATGGGAAGCTTTATATAAAGAACTGAAATCCACTCAACTAAATAGGCCAGATTTTATTTCTAATTAAATAATTATCGAGGTAAATGTAATTCTCGACCTTTCATAGCCATCAATTGTCTACAAACCATTAAAGATGATTGACTTACTCCTGCAGTCCCTTCTCCTGGATAAATTGAATCTCCACAAAGCCAAAGATTCTTCATAGGAGTTCGACTAGATAAACCAAAAGGGCCAAAATTACTTGGTGTTTGACCTAATCCTCCAACAATACCCTTTGGACGACCTGTCCATCTAGCAAAACTTTTTGGTGTCGCCAACTCCTTATGCAACCAGCATCGAAGATCAATATTCAAGGTTGAATGTAAAGCTTGAAGAATATTATTTAAGGTAATTTCTTTATGTTTTTGGTAGTCAATATCAATGCAAGAAGTCCAAAAATCTGAATCTGCAAAAGTACTGGCAATCACAGTCGCTTGACCTAAAGGAGCACGACCATCTCCATCTTGGCTAATTGAGATAAACAATGGTCCTGGATTATTTAGCATCAATTGCAAATGACTAGAATGATGTAATGGAAGATGCCTACGCTCAAGTGCTCCATAAAAAACAATCGCTCCACTAGGTTGTGATAATTCTTGAATTCTCTGCTCATATTCTTTTGGTAAACATGAGTTCCTGGACATCAAATTCAAAAGGCACTGAGGCGGTAGTGTACAAATCAAATGTTCCGCTTGAAAACGCAATGTAGTGCCTTTATGCTTTCTAACATCTACCTGCCATAGCTTTGAAGTAGCATTCAATTCTAACCCTACAACCTTATGACCTAAAAGTAAGCTGCCCCCATCTCGTCTAAAAGGAGTCAACAAGTTGTCACTAAGTTTTTGCATAGATCCCTTCAGATGCCATAAACCAAGAGGGGCCTGAGCCATTTGAAGGACAGTCGCTCCATATAAAGCTGCTGTAGAGTCTGCAGGTTGTTGTGAATAAAGCTTTAACTGCAAGTCTAAGAATTTTCTTAATCGTTGATC
It encodes:
- the crtD gene encoding C-3',4' desaturase CrtD — encoded protein: MSTQSVIVIGGGIAGLTAGALLAHEGQKVIILEAHLQPGGCAGTFRRGPYIFDVGATQVAGLEHGGIHDRIFRYLKSPAPVATILDPACVVNLGDDSESIVLWHSQKKWENEREKHFPDSQLFWSLCSALHKSNWSFAANDPVLPWQTFWDLKQFFKASRLMNFVSGIFSKSSMADLLWLCSCAHDQRLRKFLDLQLKLYSQQPADSTAALYGATVLQMAQAPLGLWHLKGSMQKLSDNLLTPFRRDGGSLLLGHKVVGLELNATSKLWQVDVRKHKGTTLRFQAEHLICTLPPQCLLNLMSRNSCLPKEYEQRIQELSQPSGAIVFYGALERRHLPLHHSSHLQLMLNNPGPLFISISQDGDGRAPLGQATVIASTFADSDFWTSCIDIDYQKHKEITLNNILQALHSTLNIDLRCWLHKELATPKSFARWTGRPKGIVGGLGQTPSNFGPFGLSSRTPMKNLWLCGDSIYPGEGTAGVSQSSLMVCRQLMAMKGRELHLPR
- a CDS encoding helicase; translated protein: MIEAYAHNFIKKLLKKDSLVWPHNLTLSRLVARSLRRRDRSIFKLKVNHHDDYWLGLLIPLCWYSSDVVLLLTAKQKQRLFQVEIPRLKDEGVNLSIWEGNTPPLDGQVWLVDHKELLTAHRKKYLKGKQLIIPEAELLSKRLREAMAMQISSANWDTLRRAYPSISLALIDLHERLTRKLFAQSVRLDGVVRLDLQDVFVLNDLCGLMGQPPSPWSTVFDAIGQGWASWTELNHKVLDWTWHLQPLEPLQILNQLFVDSSFIILSDSLSNEFEFLSEIINVNVQLGAQIHQEPLKLFAPLRQPLPNAECFAEHVLVQSRRLILGRQGLTIIILDDDQLLRKLTAELAAEFGKRVIYQSTAPDSNGVICCSSYWWLTSQDQLPSPEQLVVVILPISSLESPLTSARVEAFKKQGLDWFRDLLLPDLLTLLPKLVLPVRKNHGRIAILDGRLRARVWGEKVLDALEPWIPVDRLLPD
- a CDS encoding DUF2839 domain-containing protein, which codes for MGEARRRSFEGLPPRNTKTKKTSKNDSPRIVPWLSVTENQRTQFIDFTIKAGWVGIAILILIWLTVRIVGPAAGWWIPADL
- a CDS encoding prephenate/arogenate dehydrogenase; the encoded protein is MGLERVGIVGLGLIGGSIGLDLQKLGYEVYGLVNRSQTLEQAKKRNLAQFISLDPQIISNCSLIILALPLSQLIKPTTDLIHALPPNAVITDVGSVKTPVITTWKELHPKFIGSHPMAGTTDSGVNAGKKNLFQNRPWIATPDRTTDPEALEVVYKLALALGSNWITADAQLHDQAVALISHLPVFISAALLKAVNRQEDTALLELTKSIASSGFADTTRVGGGNPELGLAMAETNTASLLEALHTYNSSITELTAMIHSKQWEALYKELKSTQLNRPDFISN